Proteins from a genomic interval of Methanolobus chelungpuianus:
- a CDS encoding APC family permease produces the protein MSSKETGADSGIDWGGAPQCAKVVCEPSQLERTIDWKQGLAIAIGVPLLILPSIGYFASYLWSFAIIVWGLSVFQGFMQNLAYGELATTFPNASGLPGFAQNVFKGNGKEKYDKGKLIGGFSAWSYWFAWNPVLAIFAILVGSYLHGLIPALGGYSEYTISLVAGIVIFGALILINSRGLSSGATMGYILAFLSLAPLAVITFSPFASGDFMLSNITGSWLPTDWAWDLHHILILLGIFAMAQWSACAWETAAIYGPEYKKPSSDVPKALFSCGIVCLFTFILVQAAVTGTLGISGILDQPVSPMLPLAQAAMGPIGSYIAIIMLVAAMVLIIQTAYLGSARAMHSLATEGNLPRIFGRINKNGTPVFAMVIIGLFNLALISLGTPTAILAASAIGYVCANGISLFAYVKAKNNPRLAALDRPFKAPTGWKNVALMFGLFNLPLCLIGIVYLNSLEIGWTSTWIGFLVLGLYIPLWYYSQHENHVAQEPQSQAV, from the coding sequence TTCAGGAATAGACTGGGGCGGAGCACCGCAATGTGCCAAAGTGGTATGTGAACCCAGCCAGCTGGAAAGGACTATTGACTGGAAGCAGGGCCTGGCAATCGCTATAGGTGTGCCTCTGCTCATTCTGCCTTCTATCGGTTATTTTGCAAGCTATTTGTGGTCATTTGCTATTATAGTCTGGGGCCTTTCGGTATTCCAGGGATTTATGCAGAACCTCGCCTATGGAGAGCTGGCCACGACCTTCCCGAATGCTTCGGGACTACCGGGCTTTGCCCAGAACGTCTTCAAAGGCAACGGTAAGGAGAAATACGACAAGGGCAAGCTTATTGGCGGTTTCAGCGCATGGAGCTACTGGTTTGCATGGAATCCTGTACTGGCGATCTTCGCAATACTTGTAGGCAGTTACCTGCACGGGCTGATCCCTGCGCTGGGAGGCTATTCTGAGTATACTATCTCCCTGGTTGCAGGTATTGTTATATTCGGGGCGCTTATTCTTATTAACTCCAGGGGACTTTCAAGCGGTGCCACCATGGGTTACATACTGGCTTTCCTTTCACTTGCACCCCTGGCTGTCATCACGTTCTCACCCTTCGCGAGCGGGGATTTTATGCTCTCCAATATAACAGGTTCCTGGCTGCCCACAGACTGGGCATGGGATCTGCATCACATTCTCATACTTCTCGGTATCTTTGCAATGGCACAGTGGAGTGCCTGTGCCTGGGAAACCGCAGCTATATACGGTCCGGAGTACAAGAAGCCCAGCTCTGATGTCCCCAAGGCATTGTTCAGCTGTGGTATCGTCTGTCTGTTCACATTTATACTTGTCCAGGCAGCAGTGACAGGAACACTGGGAATCAGCGGTATACTTGACCAGCCTGTCTCCCCGATGCTACCTCTTGCCCAGGCCGCCATGGGTCCTATAGGCTCGTACATAGCAATTATCATGCTGGTGGCAGCAATGGTACTGATCATTCAGACGGCTTACCTTGGCTCAGCAAGGGCAATGCACTCACTTGCAACAGAAGGTAACCTCCCGAGGATCTTTGGCAGGATCAACAAGAATGGGACGCCTGTGTTCGCCATGGTGATAATAGGTCTTTTCAACCTGGCCCTGATATCCCTTGGAACACCGACGGCAATCCTCGCCGCATCTGCAATAGGTTATGTATGTGCCAACGGCATAAGCCTTTTCGCCTATGTCAAGGCAAAGAACAATCCTAGACTTGCTGCCCTTGACAGACCCTTCAAGGCACCCACAGGCTGGAAGAACGTAGCACTCATGTTCGGTCTTTTCAACCTGCCTCTGTGTCTTATAGGTATCGTTTACCTGAACAGCCTTGAGATCGGCTGGACATCCACCTGGATAGGCTTCCTGGTACTGGGCCTGTACATACCCCTGTGGTATTATTCCCAGCACGAGAACCATGTTGCGCAGGAGCCACAATCCCAGGCTGTCTGA
- a CDS encoding helix-turn-helix transcriptional regulator yields the protein MKNSLIDIILNSEKRKNVLLLLIEGEKSRDEIKTSLNVTSTALIPQIKKLKEHGLVVQNNDYYTLTDMGKVLVENMLPFLKAVDVFEENDTYWLNRDLSGIPAPLLKRFGELGNYLIIEPDRNYLFEFPKEFTENIGKSSYIMAFNAYFHPEYPRLYSKLAGEGIKVSLILTDSVYSRMKKDYMPEMQNFAQLPDTDLSVLADACGLATLVTTDRFLFLCFFDNHGQYDHRMIMSFDSGALQWSRELFDHFRSISESVVLPATKKE from the coding sequence ATGAAGAATAGTCTGATAGACATTATCCTCAACTCCGAGAAACGGAAGAACGTTCTTCTGCTCCTGATAGAGGGCGAGAAAAGCCGTGATGAGATAAAAACAAGCCTGAATGTAACTTCCACGGCACTTATTCCCCAGATAAAAAAGCTCAAGGAGCACGGGCTAGTTGTCCAGAATAACGATTATTACACACTCACAGATATGGGAAAAGTGCTTGTGGAGAACATGCTGCCTTTCCTGAAAGCCGTGGACGTCTTTGAGGAGAACGATACATACTGGCTCAATCGTGACCTGAGCGGCATACCAGCCCCTCTGCTTAAAAGGTTCGGGGAACTTGGAAATTATCTGATCATCGAGCCTGACCGTAATTACCTTTTCGAGTTCCCGAAAGAGTTCACCGAGAACATTGGCAAGTCCAGCTATATCATGGCCTTCAATGCATATTTCCATCCGGAGTACCCAAGGCTCTATTCAAAACTTGCCGGTGAAGGTATAAAAGTGTCTCTAATCCTGACTGACAGCGTCTATTCAAGGATGAAAAAAGATTATATGCCTGAGATGCAAAATTTTGCTCAACTCCCTGATACTGATCTGTCGGTCCTGGCAGATGCCTGCGGACTTGCCACACTTGTGACAACCGATCGTTTCCTCTTCCTATGTTTCTTTGACAACCACGGACAATATGACCACCGGATGATAATGAGTTTTGACAGCGGGGCTCTGCAATGGAGCAGGGAACTGTTCGATCATTTCAGAAGCATATCTGAAAGCGTAGTGCTTCCGGCAACAAAAAAAGAATAA
- a CDS encoding response regulator, which yields MEDIKILVVEDENIIALNIKKKLKSFGYTVPAIVSTAEDAIKMTEITFPDLILMDVMLKGEMDGVQAIEEIRKKFDIPVIYLTAYSDDEVLERAKLTQPYGYIVKPFKANDLRTNIEIALYRHKMEKRAGKKNDAPDNT from the coding sequence GTGGAAGACATAAAAATACTGGTCGTGGAAGATGAGAACATCATTGCCCTCAACATCAAGAAGAAACTGAAAAGTTTTGGATACACGGTCCCTGCTATAGTTTCGACAGCAGAGGACGCTATCAAAATGACAGAGATCACTTTCCCGGATCTTATCCTTATGGACGTGATGCTCAAGGGAGAGATGGATGGCGTGCAGGCTATCGAAGAGATACGCAAGAAGTTCGATATTCCTGTGATCTATCTTACAGCCTACTCTGATGATGAGGTACTGGAGAGAGCAAAGCTCACCCAGCCCTACGGATATATAGTAAAGCCATTCAAGGCCAACGACCTGCGGACAAACATCGAGATTGCGCTCTATCGCCATAAAATGGAGAAGAGAGCAGGTAAGAAGAATGACGCTCCAGACAATACGTGA
- a CDS encoding histidine kinase dimerization/phosphoacceptor domain -containing protein — protein sequence MEWKDLSLKVKLILYIVVGTLLVLMVSTAMTISIVTSQEEELAYKQAIEMARNYANDFNGDMEKNKAIAETIAVSMSSYDSISREETNNMLQSQLLHHPHLLGTYVAFEPDAFDGQDAMFVNSSGHDATGRFIPYWNKISGSVHLNPLLGYDTLDYYQLPKKTKSDVLTEPYYYEGVFIVSYVSPIIKDEEFVGIGGVDVSLNYLDDTISDVKAFDSGYAFMTGNTGILVSHPFNKEWIGKKTLYDFNIPEISSAADNIRGGKSGYVKTTDPTTGEAVVMFYEPIRTGNFSFILVVPEDEMLAGVTTLSNKLLEISLLSIIFMAGAAYLIAMSFTMPIRNIVSDFKDISRDAVRGKLDSRAKTDVQKDFREIPMGLNDILDSVTAPVRDTIRLTHALAEGELSERSNLNVKGEFRQLANTLDDFAESLDTIIKDSSQVLSAVQSNDFSRQVTVYGEGDFRILTEGIEKTRKTLSEMIQEREKIEEIRKKEIHHRIKNNLQVISSLLDLEADKFTDENVIEAFKESQNRVISMALVHEELYRSQDMESIDFSDYLMKLVNELSYSYVIEKESVKIKTDVETVFLDMDTAIPLGMVVNELISNSFKHAFLPGEKGEICVKLSLENGRLTLIVRDNGSGFPEHVNFMESDSLGMQLVTTLISQIGGTIELENDNGTLFKITLS from the coding sequence ATGGAATGGAAAGATCTCTCCTTAAAGGTCAAACTGATACTGTATATTGTAGTTGGCACTCTGCTCGTGCTCATGGTCAGCACTGCAATGACCATATCCATTGTAACATCCCAGGAAGAAGAACTCGCATACAAACAGGCAATAGAAATGGCCAGGAACTATGCCAATGACTTCAACGGAGATATGGAGAAGAACAAGGCCATTGCAGAAACAATAGCTGTCAGCATGAGCAGTTATGACTCCATCAGCCGCGAAGAAACCAATAACATGCTACAAAGCCAGCTTCTCCATCACCCTCATCTGCTTGGCACCTATGTTGCCTTCGAGCCAGATGCATTTGACGGGCAGGATGCCATGTTTGTCAATTCTTCCGGGCATGATGCCACAGGAAGGTTCATACCTTACTGGAACAAGATCAGCGGATCCGTGCACCTGAACCCCCTGCTGGGATATGATACGCTTGACTATTACCAGCTGCCAAAGAAAACAAAAAGTGACGTCCTCACCGAGCCCTACTATTATGAAGGGGTCTTCATCGTGAGCTATGTGTCCCCTATTATCAAAGATGAAGAATTCGTAGGTATCGGCGGGGTGGATGTATCCCTGAACTACCTGGATGATACTATCAGCGATGTAAAAGCATTTGACAGTGGCTATGCATTCATGACAGGTAACACAGGCATACTGGTCTCACATCCTTTTAACAAGGAATGGATAGGGAAAAAGACCCTGTACGATTTCAACATCCCTGAAATATCCAGTGCTGCAGACAACATCAGGGGAGGAAAGAGTGGTTATGTGAAGACCACCGACCCGACCACCGGGGAGGCAGTCGTCATGTTCTATGAGCCTATAAGGACAGGCAATTTCTCATTCATACTTGTCGTTCCTGAGGATGAGATGCTTGCAGGAGTGACAACCCTAAGCAACAAGCTGCTGGAAATATCCCTGCTGTCCATAATCTTCATGGCAGGAGCTGCCTATCTCATAGCGATGTCCTTTACCATGCCGATAAGGAACATTGTCAGTGACTTCAAGGATATATCAAGGGATGCCGTGAGAGGTAAACTGGACTCAAGGGCTAAAACGGATGTCCAGAAGGATTTCAGGGAGATACCAATGGGCCTCAACGACATCCTTGACTCCGTTACAGCGCCGGTCCGTGATACTATCCGCCTGACCCATGCCCTGGCAGAAGGAGAGCTCAGTGAACGTTCCAACCTTAACGTCAAAGGTGAGTTCAGGCAGCTTGCAAACACTCTGGACGATTTCGCTGAGTCCCTTGACACGATCATCAAGGATTCCAGTCAGGTGCTTTCAGCAGTACAGAGCAATGATTTCTCCCGCCAGGTGACAGTGTATGGAGAGGGAGATTTCAGGATCCTTACTGAAGGCATCGAGAAAACAAGGAAGACCCTTTCAGAGATGATACAGGAACGCGAAAAGATAGAGGAGATACGCAAAAAAGAGATACACCACCGGATAAAGAATAACCTCCAGGTAATTTCAAGTCTGCTTGACCTTGAAGCCGACAAGTTCACGGATGAAAATGTCATCGAGGCTTTTAAGGAAAGCCAGAACCGCGTAATCTCCATGGCCCTTGTACACGAGGAGCTTTACAGGTCACAGGATATGGAAAGTATCGACTTCTCAGACTACCTGATGAAACTCGTGAACGAGCTATCGTATTCCTATGTAATAGAAAAGGAAAGCGTTAAAATAAAGACCGATGTTGAGACCGTGTTCCTGGACATGGACACTGCCATCCCCCTGGGAATGGTCGTAAACGAGCTTATCTCCAATTCTTTCAAGCATGCATTCCTGCCCGGAGAAAAGGGAGAGATATGTGTCAAGCTCAGTCTTGAGAACGGGAGGCTGACACTCATAGTCAGGGATAACGGCTCCGGTTTCCCTGAGCATGTGAATTTCATGGAAAGCGATTCGCTGGGGATGCAGCTGGTGACAACCCTGATATCGCAGATAGGTGGTACCATTGAGCTTGAAAATGATAACGGTACCCTTTTCAAGATAACTTTAAGCTGA
- a CDS encoding hydantoinase/oxoprolinase family protein produces the protein MHYSLGIDAGGTYTDAVIIRNSDREVIDSNKALTTYPDLLKGIENAIDGLDEQYLKDVRLVSVSTTLATNTILEKTGYPVALILIGKHSLPGSTPISELAVVRGGHNLNGTEDERLDTEAIREYVLKVKDRVSAFAVSSYFSVRNPDHELRAKDLITTLSDLPVVCGHELSQDLGAYERGVTAYLNAQLLPVARHFIDVIISDIRKRGIDAKLMMLKCDGSVISIEEALERPIESVFSGPAASLMGASFLSRSDTCAVIDVGGTSTDVAVIHNGFPQLVDTGAMVGGWHTKVKAIRMETSAMGGDSHVWIRNRAINIGPRRVVPLCLAAVKYPGFKELLKAGRTPSRFQLAENIQPTKFFVTTGKQVRGLGEYEREILSIIGEEPVSINDIFWKMGKLISPDHIDSLIQKRLVQAIGFTPTDALHVLGEYTGWDGEASLIGARHLARLTSVDEYELCRNIKKEVAINMALSLMGYMFEGVERQAIEKILRGDYLSQFRVNVPVILLGGPVRAYVEELGRLIDAQILVPEHAEVGNAVGALVGKGIKRVEILVKSFYEKTQRSILVFSPEGRKQFATHQEAIEYATKLGNRLILDYMVDSGIEYDDIDITVRSEDIAMEEEGGTPIETRMVFLGVGVPKA, from the coding sequence ATGCACTATAGTCTTGGGATAGATGCCGGCGGAACTTACACAGATGCAGTGATCATCAGGAACTCTGACAGGGAAGTTATCGATTCCAATAAGGCTCTGACAACCTATCCTGATCTGCTGAAAGGGATCGAGAATGCTATTGATGGGCTGGATGAACAATACCTGAAGGATGTGAGGCTTGTTTCGGTGTCCACCACGCTTGCCACCAATACGATCCTGGAGAAGACAGGATACCCGGTAGCGCTTATCCTGATAGGTAAGCATTCACTCCCGGGCAGCACTCCTATAAGTGAACTTGCGGTTGTCAGGGGCGGACACAATCTTAACGGCACTGAGGATGAGAGGCTTGATACCGAGGCTATAAGAGAATATGTCCTTAAGGTCAAAGACAGAGTATCGGCATTTGCGGTGTCTTCGTATTTCAGTGTAAGGAATCCTGACCATGAGTTAAGGGCTAAGGATCTGATCACCACACTGAGTGACCTGCCTGTGGTATGCGGGCACGAGCTCTCCCAGGACCTGGGGGCCTATGAAAGGGGTGTGACGGCATACCTGAATGCGCAACTGCTGCCTGTTGCACGCCACTTCATAGATGTCATCATTTCCGACATCAGAAAGAGGGGAATCGATGCGAAGCTGATGATGCTCAAATGCGACGGCTCTGTGATCAGTATAGAAGAAGCGCTGGAGAGGCCGATAGAGTCTGTTTTTTCAGGCCCTGCCGCAAGCCTCATGGGCGCATCCTTCCTATCCAGGAGCGATACCTGTGCTGTAATAGATGTCGGCGGGACCAGCACTGATGTAGCGGTCATACACAATGGTTTCCCGCAGCTTGTAGATACCGGTGCCATGGTAGGCGGCTGGCATACGAAGGTCAAGGCCATACGAATGGAGACCTCAGCAATGGGCGGTGACAGTCATGTATGGATCAGGAACCGGGCCATCAATATAGGACCCAGGCGGGTCGTGCCTTTGTGCCTGGCTGCTGTAAAGTACCCGGGCTTCAAGGAGCTATTGAAGGCCGGTCGTACTCCCTCACGATTCCAGCTGGCAGAGAACATCCAGCCTACGAAATTCTTTGTCACGACAGGAAAGCAGGTCAGGGGCCTTGGAGAATACGAAAGGGAGATCCTCTCCATAATAGGTGAGGAGCCTGTTTCCATCAATGATATCTTCTGGAAGATGGGCAAGCTGATATCTCCGGACCATATCGACTCCCTGATACAGAAAAGACTGGTGCAGGCCATTGGTTTCACTCCCACTGACGCCCTCCATGTGCTGGGAGAGTATACTGGGTGGGACGGCGAGGCCTCCCTGATAGGGGCCAGGCACCTTGCAAGGCTGACCTCCGTGGATGAATATGAGCTGTGCAGGAACATTAAAAAAGAAGTGGCGATCAATATGGCTTTGAGCCTGATGGGATACATGTTCGAAGGTGTCGAAAGACAGGCTATCGAGAAGATCCTTAGAGGCGATTATCTGTCCCAGTTCAGGGTGAATGTTCCTGTGATCCTGTTGGGCGGACCTGTGCGTGCCTATGTGGAAGAACTCGGGCGTCTGATAGATGCACAGATATTGGTTCCCGAGCATGCCGAGGTTGGCAATGCGGTGGGAGCACTGGTGGGCAAGGGAATCAAAAGGGTCGAGATACTGGTCAAGTCATTCTATGAAAAGACCCAGAGATCCATCCTGGTCTTTTCCCCGGAGGGAAGGAAACAGTTCGCAACCCATCAGGAAGCTATCGAGTACGCCACAAAGCTAGGCAACCGGCTCATACTTGACTACATGGTGGATTCAGGCATCGAGTATGATGACATCGATATAACTGTCAGGAGTGAAGACATTGCAATGGAGGAGGAAGGTGGTACTCCCATTGAGACAAGGATGGTCTTCCTGGGAGTGGGAGTTCCGAAGGCCTGA
- a CDS encoding PAS domain-containing protein translates to MPPKENMFGKTMSSTIDVEKKLEAVYNSSPVISFLWKAEGEWPVESVSGNVSQLGYTPEDFISGKVLYGHLVHPDDLDRVHLEVDKHSKKKNTSFFALNYRIVAKNGDVRWVTERSFIKRDSEGNITHFQGIIIDNTELERTERALMETGKKYQTIFEKSPVGILYFDENGVVTHCNESCARVLKAPVSKIIGFNVLSKLSDESLKEAVEMVFLGNQGHYEGSHLSVISGKQVFAKASFTPIMSDDGSLLGGIGIIEDTEERRQAEELIRLNETRLEALLELHQMQDSPMPDIAEFTIQKAVELTGSKIGYLEFLNEDENVLETYRWPYQGKDVLSVNEEPFVHPIRFNGFWGEAIRARKPVIVNRNYASEPEDDFSGSSEVLTRHVTIPIFESEQIVALVSVANKDSDYNESDVRQLTLLMEGMWKLVQYKNSNDILIEALRMRRVLESVMSSSPAVVFLWRPEKDWPVEFVSDNISQFGYKVEDFTSGKILYGDIIHPSDLDRVRQEVDRASKAGFSDFSQEYRVLTRSGQVRWVDERTMIHYNKNGIADYLQGIIVDITERKQANSFMRLECDLDNVLGATDNLQETFERVLEFTLETKAIDSGMIYLVDEKTGEFNLTASRGLSERFLKSLSHFSSNTILARLFMTGYPVYKYFSEINAMLPGEDLGFEGMQAMGFIPVKFNDELVAAIALGSHKDLEIPANSRNLIETISNQVGIIISNMKNDSGVQKNKNHLRSLLDALDELVFIMDLEGKILHTNKTLHRHLRYEDRDLYMKDFLLLYPPGWEDDVLSNLDEIMENKSSHCEIPLVSKEGTLVPVKTKFTIGDWGGQDVLIATASIVQNPGMEEKREIKMEKEINDYSVS, encoded by the coding sequence ATGCCACCAAAAGAGAATATGTTCGGGAAAACCATGTCGAGTACCATAGATGTTGAAAAGAAACTGGAAGCAGTGTATAACAGTAGTCCTGTTATTTCCTTTTTATGGAAAGCAGAGGGTGAATGGCCTGTAGAATCCGTTTCTGGGAATGTTTCGCAGTTAGGCTACACTCCGGAAGATTTCATTTCAGGCAAAGTGCTCTATGGTCATCTCGTGCATCCGGATGACCTTGACAGGGTGCATCTGGAAGTCGATAAGCATTCCAAGAAGAAAAACACCTCTTTCTTTGCTCTTAATTACAGAATAGTGGCCAAGAACGGAGACGTACGCTGGGTGACAGAGAGATCATTCATAAAGCGTGACAGTGAAGGGAACATCACTCATTTTCAGGGTATTATCATCGATAATACCGAACTTGAAAGAACAGAAAGGGCCTTGATGGAGACCGGGAAAAAATACCAGACCATATTTGAGAAATCGCCGGTGGGCATACTCTATTTTGATGAGAACGGTGTCGTAACCCACTGCAACGAAAGTTGCGCAAGGGTCCTCAAGGCTCCTGTGAGCAAAATAATAGGCTTCAATGTCCTTTCAAAGCTATCCGATGAAAGCCTTAAGGAAGCAGTTGAGATGGTTTTCCTGGGCAACCAGGGTCATTATGAAGGCAGTCATCTTTCGGTGATAAGCGGAAAACAGGTCTTTGCAAAGGCAAGTTTCACTCCCATAATGTCAGATGACGGTTCTCTCCTGGGAGGCATTGGTATAATCGAAGACACAGAAGAGCGCAGGCAGGCAGAAGAGCTTATCCGCCTCAATGAAACACGCCTTGAGGCGCTCCTGGAGCTTCACCAGATGCAGGATTCCCCGATGCCCGATATTGCAGAGTTCACCATACAGAAGGCTGTGGAGCTCACAGGCAGCAAGATCGGTTACCTGGAATTCCTCAATGAAGATGAGAATGTACTGGAAACCTACCGATGGCCCTATCAGGGGAAGGACGTGCTCTCGGTGAACGAGGAGCCCTTCGTGCATCCCATACGTTTTAACGGCTTCTGGGGTGAGGCCATACGTGCACGCAAGCCTGTCATTGTCAACAGGAACTATGCTTCAGAACCCGAGGATGATTTTTCCGGCTCAAGCGAGGTCCTTACCCGCCATGTTACCATACCGATATTCGAGAGCGAGCAAATAGTTGCTCTTGTAAGCGTTGCGAACAAGGATTCCGATTATAACGAATCTGATGTCAGGCAGCTTACCCTGCTTATGGAGGGCATGTGGAAGCTCGTCCAGTATAAGAACAGCAATGACATACTGATCGAAGCCCTGAGGATGCGCAGGGTGCTTGAATCTGTCATGAGCTCAAGCCCTGCCGTTGTCTTCCTCTGGCGTCCTGAAAAGGACTGGCCTGTGGAGTTCGTATCAGATAACATCTCCCAGTTCGGTTACAAGGTAGAGGACTTCACATCAGGGAAGATCCTTTACGGTGATATCATTCATCCTTCTGACCTCGACAGGGTACGCCAGGAAGTGGACAGGGCCTCCAAAGCCGGTTTCTCCGACTTCAGCCAGGAGTACAGGGTACTGACAAGATCAGGCCAGGTAAGATGGGTGGACGAAAGAACGATGATCCATTACAATAAGAACGGCATCGCTGACTATTTGCAGGGTATCATTGTGGATATTACCGAACGTAAGCAGGCAAATAGCTTCATGCGCCTTGAATGCGATCTTGACAATGTCCTTGGCGCCACGGATAACCTGCAGGAGACCTTCGAGAGAGTGCTGGAGTTCACACTGGAGACAAAGGCGATAGATAGTGGTATGATCTATCTGGTGGATGAGAAGACAGGTGAGTTCAATCTTACCGCCTCCCGTGGCCTCTCCGAGCGCTTTTTAAAGAGCCTTTCCCATTTCTCTTCAAATACCATACTTGCCCGCCTTTTCATGACAGGCTATCCTGTTTATAAGTACTTCTCTGAGATCAATGCCATGCTTCCCGGAGAGGATCTCGGGTTTGAAGGCATGCAGGCGATGGGTTTTATCCCTGTGAAGTTCAACGACGAACTGGTTGCTGCCATCGCACTCGGGTCCCACAAGGATCTGGAGATCCCTGCAAATTCCAGGAACCTCATAGAGACCATTTCCAATCAGGTCGGTATCATTATCTCCAACATGAAAAACGACTCCGGTGTCCAGAAAAACAAGAATCATCTCCGTTCGCTGCTGGATGCCCTCGATGAACTGGTCTTCATAATGGACCTGGAGGGTAAGATACTGCACACAAACAAGACCCTGCACAGGCATCTGAGATATGAGGACAGGGACCTGTATATGAAGGATTTCCTGTTGCTCTATCCTCCGGGCTGGGAGGATGATGTGCTCTCCAACCTTGATGAGATCATGGAGAACAAGTCCTCACATTGTGAGATACCTCTTGTGAGCAAGGAAGGGACACTTGTTCCTGTCAAGACCAAGTTCACCATCGGTGACTGGGGTGGTCAGGATGTCCTGATAGCCACAGCCTCCATAGTGCAGAATCCTGGAATGGAGGAAAAGCGCGAGATAAAGATGGAAAAGGAGATCAACGACTATTCAGTCTCATGA